The genomic window TGGGACCGGGACCTGGGATCGACGCGACGCTGCAACTCGGCGACGATCTGCGCCGCCCGCAGGAGGCGGAGGTTCTCCGGCTGCGGACCGACGCGCCGTCGGTGCCCTATCTGCGCGCGACGACGCTGTCGCGATTCGAGGGCGGGGTATGGGAGCCTGACCGTGCCCAGACCATCTCGCTCGGCTCCGAGCGGGCCTTCGGCGCGGTGGATGCCGATGCCGACGTCCGCCTCGGCGACTACACGGCGAAGATCGACGTGGTCAACCTCGACTCGCCATGGGCGCCGGTGCCCTACCCGGCCGTCGGTGTCGACGGCCTCAGCGCGGGCCTGTGGGGGGCGGTCCCGTACAACCACACGGTGGCTTCCACGAACAGTTCGACCCAGGGGCAGGCCTACGAGGTCGCCTATGCGCCAGCGCGGCCTTCGCTCGAGCAGGTGCGAAACACCACCTCGGTGGGGTCGCAGGTGCGCGATGAGACCACGGAGCTGCCCTCCGACATCTCTCCGATCATCGGGGAGCTCGCGCAGCAGATGACCGCCGAGGCGACCACCGACTACGACCGGCTGACGGCGCTGCAGCGCTGGTTCCGCGGCGGCGACTTCAAGTACTCGTTGGAGGCCCCCGTCGAGGAAGGCTTCGACGGCAGCGGTGCTGAGGCCGTCGCCCGGTTCCTGGAGGTGCGCGAAGGCTACTGCGTCCACTTCGCGTCGGCGTTCGCGCTTATGGCCCGCACCCTGAACATGCCCTCGCGCATCGTCGTCGGCTACCTGCCGGGGACGCCCACCACCGAGAGCATCGACGGCCAGCCGGTGTTCTCCGTGTACAGCTCGCAGCTGCACGCCTGGCCCGAGGTGTACTTCGACGGCATCGGCTGGATCCCGTTCGAGCCGACGTCGGGCCTCGGGGTGCCGACGACGTTCTCGTCCGAGGCGGCGCTGCCGGGCCAGTCCACGAATCCGGATGCCGTGACCCCGCAGTCCAGCGCCACACCCACGGCGCCGGGCGACCAGGCCCAGATCGACCTCGAGGAGGAGCGTCAGAACGCGAGCGGCGGAGGTGCGGCAGCCGGCCTCGACCCGCTCCCGATCCTCGGCGTCGTGGCGGCGCTGGTGGTGCTCCTCGCACTCCCCTTCCTCATCCGCGAACTGCGCCGGCGTCAGCAGGAAGCCGCGGCCCGCAGCGGCGATGCGGCCGCGGCGTGGCAGTCCGTCCAGGAGGCGGCCATCGACGTCGGCATCGCGGTGCCGGCCAGCGAGACGCCTCGCGCGTTCGCACGCCGCCTGGTCGAGGAGCACGGAGCTCCGGCATCCGAGATGAACACGGTCGTCCTGGCGATCGAGCGTGCCAGCTACTCGCGTGCCGGCACGCGCTCGCAGTGGATGGGAGATGCCGCCGCCGCCGCGGCAGGCTCCGTGCGAGCGGCGCTGCTGGCGTCGGTGCCACCGTCGCGCCGCATCCTCGCCCTGCTCGCGCCGCGATCGCTCATCATCCGTCCGGGCAGCGTCTACGCGGGAAGCGCCCCGGTTCGGGCAGGGTAGCCGCGCAGGGTAGGATGGTCGGCGGCCCTCCGGGGCCGCCTGGAGGATTCGCCTAGTGGCCTATGGCGCACGCTTGGAAAGCGTGTTGGGTGCAAGCCCTCGGGGGTTCGAATCCCCCATCCTCCGCCATCTGCAATCCGTGTGCCCTCACGGCATCGCGACCCGTCCCGGCCTCTTGCCCCACGCAGGTCTGCGGACGGAGGCCAACCTGTCGCGGTCGGCTCTCAGTCGCTTCGACGCGCACCGCCGACCAGAATCGCGTCCACCTCGTCGAGCGCCGCCTGCAGCGTCGGCAACTCGACCGCTTCCGGGCGGCCCTTCACGCAGAGCAGGTAGACCACCGAATCCTTGCACTCGAGATAGGCGAGAACCCGCCCCGGGTCGTCGGGGTCAGCCTCGGGATCGCAGGCGATCCATCCTCCCTCTCCCACCCAGACCAGTTCCGGTCGGCGTCGCCGGGGTGATAGCGATGCAGTCCGTCCCGCGGGGGCGTTGGTGTGCATGAGCGTTCCTCCCAGTACTGACGACGTCGCGAGGGAATGCCGCCACCATCGGGGATGGGAAGCACCGCTGACGAGGGGGTTGACGAAACGCCGAACGAGCGGAATCGTCGTCCGGGGACGAGGCGACGCTGCTCAGGCCCCACCGTCATAGGCGGAGGCTCCGCCCGGGGACGTGGCGTGCGCGGCAGTGGTTGTGATCTGCGCGGTGGCGTGACTCGCGCGGGTGCCTCGTCGGACACGCTCGGCTGTGTATGACCCGTGCATATCGTCGTGCCCGGGGGTACGAGTGCTGCGCAGGCGTAGCGTCGACCCCAGCCGGGCCTCGCAACTCCAGGAGCGTTCGCTCACAGCTCGGGATCTCATTGCGAGGGCCGCGATGCTCATCAACAAGGTCCGCTTCGACGGACAGACCTTCCTTCTCGCGCCGGATCAAGACGTGGACGCGCTGAAGACGGCGATCGTCACTGCGGTGCGCGAAGGCTCGGATTTCGTAGACTTCGCAACCGTGGGACACGGCACCATCTCGCTGCTGGTGACGTCTTCGCTGCCCGTGCGATTCCAGGTCATCGAACGCACCGAGGAGCAACTCCAGCTTCTCGAGGCAGAGCCGCCGCCCTTCGACGAAGACGCCTGGATCGAACACGGTTTCTGATTCGCGCTGAACTCGACACCGGGCGACGCGCCAGACAGCGGGCTCGAGCCCGCGCCGTTCCCCCACCCCTCGATTCGCTCCCCGGACGCAATCGGTCGAAGGCCGAGCGTGTGTTCGATCGGCAAGCGTCTACGATTCTGCTGGGCGCCTCTTTGCGCGCGACGGCGAGTCGGAACTGGAGCACACATGGCGGTCCTCGGTACGCGCGACGCGCTGCGGCGGAACAATGTGACGGTTTCCGGCGCCGCCGGCGGCCGCGCCATGATCTTCGCGCACGGGTTCGGGTGCAGCCAGGCGACGTGGGATCTCGTCGCTCCGCACTTCGAGACCGACCACAAGGTGATCCTGTTCGACCACGTCGGTGCAGGAGGTTCGGACACGTCGGCGTACGACCCGGGCAAGTACGACTCGCTGCACGGCTACGCCGAGGACCTGCTCCAGATCCTCGACGCGCTGGACGTCACGGATGTGGTGTTCGTCGGTCACTCCGTCAGCGCGATGATCGGGATCCTTGCCGCCAACCGCGACCCCTCGCGCTTCGGCGCACTGGTGCTCGTCGGTCCGTCGCCCCGGTACGTCAACGACGGCTCGTATCGTGGCGGGTTCGAGCCGGACGACATCACGTCGCTGCTCGACTCCCTCGACAGCAATTACCTGGGATGGTCCCGCGCGATGGCTCCCGTGATCATGGGGAACCCGCAGCGGCCAGAGCTGGGCGATCAGCTCACCGCGAGCTTCTGCGCCATCGATCCGGAGATCGCGAGGCATTTCGCCCACGTGACCTTCCTCTCCGACAATCGCGCCGACCTTCCGCTGGTGACCGTGCCGACACTGGTGCTGCAGTGCAGCGCAGACGCCATCGCTCCGGTCGAGGTCGGGCGATACATGCACGCGGCGATCGAGGGCAGCACGCTGTCGGTGCTCGAGGCGACCGGGCATGTGCCGATCCTGTCCGCACCCGATGAGGTGGTCGCTCAGATCCGCGGGTATCTCGGGTGACGCCGACGAATGACCCCGGGTGGTTCCACCACGCCCCCTGCGGCCTGATCGCCACCTCGCTCGAGGGCGTCATCCTCGAGGCGAACGACACGATGCTCGACTGGACAGGCTTCAGCTCGGAACAGCTCCAGGGCCGATCGTTCGCGTCGCTCCTGGATCCCGGTAGTCAGCTCTTCTACGAGACCAGGCACGCGCAGGCCCTGCCCTTGCAAGGCCGGCTGAACGAGGTCGCGCTGACGATGATCGGTGCGGACGGCACCCCGCTGCACGTTCTGATCAATTCGACACGCGACAGCGCGGCGGGGCTGATCCGCATCGCGGTGTTCAATGCGTCCGGGCGCATCGAGTACGAGCGGGACCTCCTGCACGCTCGGCGGGCGGCGGAGTCGTCGGAGGCACGGGTCCGGGTCCTCCAGGAGGTGTCGCGCACCTTCGGCGTCAGCGCGAGCGACGAGGACGTCGCGCATTCCTTCGCCGAGGTCGCCCGAACGGCGTTCGCCGCGCGCGACGCGGGAGTGCTGCTGCTCGACGACGACGGCGAATTGGCTCTGGTCGGAGGCACCAATCCGCTGGCCGGGCTCGTTTCGCCGATCGTCAGCCTTCGCAACAGTCCGGACGTGGTCGTCGTCGACGAAGAGACCGCGACCCGAGAATTCCCGCAGCTCGCCACGGCATTGCGCGCGACCCGGCTGGCGGCGGTCAGCGTGATGCCGCTGCTGGACGACCACCGGCGGCTGGGGATCCTGGTCTGCTTCTTCGGGCGCGCCCGGCGGTTCGACGACCAGTTCTTCGATCTGCAGAAGGCACTGGGGCGCCAAGCGTCGCAGACGCTGGTGCGCGTGAGACTGCAGCGCCAATTGGCGTTCCTGGCGCTGCACGACCAGCTCACCGGCGTCGCCAACCGACAGCTTCTCGAGCAGAGCCTCGCGGAGGCCCTGGAAGCGGCATCCGCGCGCGATGAGCCACTTGCCGTGCTGTTCCTCGATGTCGACGATTTCAAGTCGATCAACGACCGGTTCGGCCACGCCGTCGGCGACATGGTGCTCGTGGAATTGGCTCTCAGGCTGAGCGCCGGAGTGCGCTCCGAGGATGTGGTGGGCCGGATCGGCGGGGATGAATTCGTCGCCATCTGCGCGAACGCCGACGAGGCCGCTGCGACGAGCATCGCCGAGCGCATCCTGCGTCTCACCAACGAGCCCATCACGATCGCTGCGGGGCAGATCTCGGCGTCCGTGAGCGTCGGCGTCTCGATGTTCCAGCCCGGGGTGCACCCACGCCCCGCCCCCGAGCAGCTGCTCGTACGCGCCGACCGTGCGATGTACGAGTCGAAGGGCGCCGGCAAGAACCGCTTCAGTTTCGAGACGCCGCTCCGACTGCTCCCCACCGACGGCACGGCGTGAGGGACCGCTGAGCCCGCGCTTTCGGGATCATCCCGGCCGAACGGCAGAGGAGTCGCGGCGGAGCCGCCGCCCCCGGAGGATTTTGACGGGGTGAGTGGAGGCGGTCAGTCGTCGCCTTGTTCGTCGTCGTCCTGCTTCTGCTGCTCCTCGAGGCGCTTCTGCTCATCCTCGGCCTGTTTGCGCTGTTCCTCCTCCAGCTTCTTCTGCGCTTCCTCGGCCTCCTTCCGAGCTTCTTCGGCCGCTTTGCGCTCCTCCTTCGTCATGCCCGGGTCATCGACGACGGTGTCGTTGCCGGTGTCCTCTGCCGGCGGCGGAGAGTCAGACGGGTCGGTGACAGCGGGCACGGGCGCAGGCGTATCCTGCGGCCCGCCCGGCGCGATCGCACCGATGACCACCGCGATCACGAGCGCGACGGCGGCGAGCGCGCCCCCGATCATGGCGAGCAGACGCCCCCGCCGACCTCCGCGCACGGGCGTCCCGCTTTGCGCAGAGGCGACCGGCGCAGACGGTCCCCCAGCGGCAGCCGCCGCACCCGCCGCGGGCGCGACCAACGTGGCAGCGGTGAGGGGGACAGTGGCCGTCGTGCCTGGCGCAGACATGTCGACCGCGCCGGCCGGATCGGTGAGCGTGCCTGCTGCGGCCGCCACCTCGGCCGCGGTCGGCCGGTTCTGCGGCTCGGCATCCAACATGCGCGTCAGGAGGTCACGCCAGCGGAGATCCAGCGCCGCGGGAATCGCCGGCGGGTTCTCCACGCGCGCCACCGCAGCGGCCATCCCACCTCCGTGAGGATGGGCTCGCTCTCCGGTCAGCGCTTCCAAGAGCACGAGGCCGAGTGAGTAGATGTCCGACGCCGGAGCGGGCTCTCCGCCACGGATCTGCTCGGGCGCGAGATAGGCGACGGTCCCGACGACCAATCCGGGCGACGTCAGTCGCGACGCGTCGAGCAGATAGGCGATGCCGAAATCGGCCAGCTTCGCACGCGGGCGGGAGCCGGGAAGCTGAGCCGGACTCAGCAGGACGTTGGAGGGCTTGATGTCGCGATGGACGACACCGGCCTGATGCACGACGTGCAGCGCCTCCGCGAGCTCGGCACCCAGGTGTGCCACCGCATCGGGCGGCAGCGGACCGCGCTCGGCAAGCCGAGAACCGAGCGTGGGCCCATCGACGAACTCCATCACCAGATACTCCGGCTGACCGGGGGTCAGTCGAGCGTCGAACAGCGTCACCAGAGACGGATGATTGAGGGAGGCGAGCACGGTCATCTCACTGCGAGCCCGCTCCGACGAGGCTCCGTCCACACCGGGGCGGATGAGCTTGATCGCTACGGTCCGGCCGAGGGCGACATCCTCCGCGCGATAGACCCGCGCCATGCCGCCTTCGCCGACGCACTCGCCCAGCCGATACCGGCCGTCCAGCAGCGCGGCCGGCTCATCGCTGTCGGCAGCTGTCATCGTTCCTCCCACCGCCCACGCGGAACGCGGGCATCAGCGAAACTAGTCGATCACCCGTCGCCGCGCGTACCCGTGACGCCCATCCTCCTGCTGTCGGCATGCGAGAACCCCGGCACGGGCGTTCGCTCGTGCCGGGGTTCTCGTGTGAATCAGGCGCGTTTGCCCAACCCTGCCGTCTTACAGGCCGAGGCCCGTCAGCAGGCGGTTCAGCAGTGCGCTGATCCCCGTCAGCGGACCGTCGCGATCGAGGAGACCAGCGACGGCACACAGCAGGTTGCCGAGCAGGTTGCCCGCACCGGGGACCGCTGTGATGTCGAGATGGATCTCGTCGAGGTCGATCACAAGGCCGAGCAGGTCAAGGTGCAGCGGTCCCAGATCGAGGTCCAGAATCGTGCAGGCGTCTCCCACCTGCAGGCTGTCGATCACTGCGGTGAACGGTTCCGCCGTGATCGTCTCACCGTTGAGCACACCGTCGATCACACCGGTGAGCTGGAGTTCGCCGTCGACGACCTCAGCAGTCAGGTCGCTGATCTCACCGACGAAACCGGCTCCGGTGACGTCCAGAGCGGTGGGTGCGACGGCCTTCTGCGCAACCGAGTGGCTCGCGACCGGCGGCGCTGCACTGGCGGCTGCCGCAGGCAGCACTCCGAGGGCGGCAGAAAGGGCGAGGGCGATTCCGGCGCCAGCAACTTTGCTTCTGCGCAACATGGTTTGCACTTCCTTTCGTAGGCGGCCCCGCCTCCCCCATCGGGCTACGAGACCATCGGAGTAGCCACGCTAGGCGACCCACCCGGTGAGGTGAGGGGGCTACCGATCATGAGAAGCGGCGGGTACTATCCCCGCATCGACGTCCGTCTGGGCTCACCGAACGCCGCGGAGGCCCGGTGTGCGAGACGCTCCGCGGCGCGGTGCAGAACCGGGGCCGACGAGAGAGATGCTCCCTGCGCGTGACCTGTCACGCAGCGCCGCGCGCAGGCACGATCTCGGTGAGCAGCGCCTCCACTCGGCTGCGGATCTCATCGCGGATCGGACGCACCGCCTCGATGCCCTGCCCCGCCGGGTCGTCCAGTTCCCAGTCCTCGTAGCGCTTGCCGGGGAAGATCGGGCAGGCGTCGCCGCAGCCCATCGTGATCACGACATCGGACTCCCTGACGGCGTCGACGGTGAGCACCTTGGGGGTGCTGCCGGCGATGTCGATGCCCTCTTCCGCCATCGCCTCGACGGCAACCGGGTTGATGGCATCCTTGGGCGCGGATCCCGCGGACAGCACCTCGACATCGTCGCCGCCGAGGGCGCGGAGGTACCCGGCGGCCATCTGCGAGCGGCCGGCGTTGTGCACGCAGACGAACAGGACGGTGGGCTTATCGGTCACGGTGGCCTCGCTTTCTCTCTCGGAAAGCATAGACCACCATCTATCTATACCGCGAGACCGGCCGATGAACTCTCGGCGACGAGCTCGTCGAGCAGGGCACGCACTCGGCGGTCGATGTCGTCCCTGATCTCTCGAATCCGGTCAGGCGACTTTCCGACGGGATCGTCCAGCTCCCAGTCGACGTAGCGTCGGCCCGGGTAGATCGGGCACGCATCGCCGCAGCCCATCGTGACGACGACGTCGGCCGCTCGCACGGCTTCGTCGGTCAAGGGCTTCGGGAACTCGTCCCCGAGCGGGACGCCGATCTCATCGAGCACCCTCACGATGGCGTTGCGCACGTCGCCTGCCGGCTCGGATCCGGCCGTCGTCACCAGCACTCGATCGCCGGCCAGCTGGCGGAGGATCCCGGCCGCGATCTGCGATCGACCCGCGTTCTGCACGCAGACGAACAGGACGGAGGGAACGGCGCCCGGCGTCCCCTGAGATCGCTTCAGAGCGTCGAGTCGCGCCGCGGCGAACGCGGCCGTCCGACTCGCCAGCATCGGCGACTGCGACCGGCTGGCCAGCAGCTCATAGCTCTCCGCAACCTTGGCGTGAACGGTCTCCGGGCCGAAGACGCCGCGATATCTGAGGGCGAGATCCGCCGCGATCCGCTCCAGGTCGGGGTCCGTCGCCGGCCGCACCGCATCGCCGAGCAGGGCGTCGACACGCCCCGCGTAGTCGGGGGCGATCGAGTACCAGACGCGGCGCCCGTCGGGCTCACGGACGACGATCCCCTCGTCGCGCAGTGACTTCATATGGTGGCTGATCGTCGGCTGCCGAAGCTCCAGCGCCTCCGCGAGACGACTCACGAGGGCTTTCCCCTCCTCCGAATCGCGGATCAGCCGGAGGATGCGGGCACGCGTCGGGTCCCCCAGCGACGTGAGGCTCCCCATCTGATCCATAGACAGCAGTCTATCCAGCCGTGTGGCCGGGCAGGTCCGCCCAGACCAGGCAGGTCCCTGAGCGTCGGTCAGGGGCGGCTGTTCCGGCGGCCGGCCGCCCGCCGCACGAAGCCGAAGATCAGGGTGCCGACGAAGAGGATGACGCCGATGATCCCGAGCCAGAGCAGTCCTTCAAGAGCGAACCCCACGACCGCGAGGATCGCCCAGACCACGAGGAGGATCACGATCACCGTCAGCATGACCTCAGGGTACTCCTGCCTCCCTCGCACGT from Microbacterium sp. ProA8 includes these protein-coding regions:
- a CDS encoding DUF3488 and transglutaminase-like domain-containing protein, with the translated sequence MSSAEAARVARGRGGERLLTISILAALLAALLPVVRVIEPGWWLIGALLLAAMVLAAGYTARRYRLPAVAVTLIEAAVWVVFMTLVFLRDTALLWIIPTTDTFRVAPQLVEAAMVEITVGAAPLEPTLSLGFVVVGAMGLLTIIVDHVAVTARMPLLASVGIVAVSLIPAIAAPSDVDVIGFVFLAVTILFLIRSETRSREKPLEREAERTAGVPATALGIGAIAIVVAVVATPVLPQPGARAGTGMGPGPGIDATLQLGDDLRRPQEAEVLRLRTDAPSVPYLRATTLSRFEGGVWEPDRAQTISLGSERAFGAVDADADVRLGDYTAKIDVVNLDSPWAPVPYPAVGVDGLSAGLWGAVPYNHTVASTNSSTQGQAYEVAYAPARPSLEQVRNTTSVGSQVRDETTELPSDISPIIGELAQQMTAEATTDYDRLTALQRWFRGGDFKYSLEAPVEEGFDGSGAEAVARFLEVREGYCVHFASAFALMARTLNMPSRIVVGYLPGTPTTESIDGQPVFSVYSSQLHAWPEVYFDGIGWIPFEPTSGLGVPTTFSSEAALPGQSTNPDAVTPQSSATPTAPGDQAQIDLEEERQNASGGGAAAGLDPLPILGVVAALVVLLALPFLIRELRRRQQEAAARSGDAAAAWQSVQEAAIDVGIAVPASETPRAFARRLVEEHGAPASEMNTVVLAIERASYSRAGTRSQWMGDAAAAAAGSVRAALLASVPPSRRILALLAPRSLIIRPGSVYAGSAPVRAG
- a CDS encoding alpha/beta hydrolase, translating into MAVLGTRDALRRNNVTVSGAAGGRAMIFAHGFGCSQATWDLVAPHFETDHKVILFDHVGAGGSDTSAYDPGKYDSLHGYAEDLLQILDALDVTDVVFVGHSVSAMIGILAANRDPSRFGALVLVGPSPRYVNDGSYRGGFEPDDITSLLDSLDSNYLGWSRAMAPVIMGNPQRPELGDQLTASFCAIDPEIARHFAHVTFLSDNRADLPLVTVPTLVLQCSADAIAPVEVGRYMHAAIEGSTLSVLEATGHVPILSAPDEVVAQIRGYLG
- a CDS encoding diguanylate cyclase, which gives rise to MTPTNDPGWFHHAPCGLIATSLEGVILEANDTMLDWTGFSSEQLQGRSFASLLDPGSQLFYETRHAQALPLQGRLNEVALTMIGADGTPLHVLINSTRDSAAGLIRIAVFNASGRIEYERDLLHARRAAESSEARVRVLQEVSRTFGVSASDEDVAHSFAEVARTAFAARDAGVLLLDDDGELALVGGTNPLAGLVSPIVSLRNSPDVVVVDEETATREFPQLATALRATRLAAVSVMPLLDDHRRLGILVCFFGRARRFDDQFFDLQKALGRQASQTLVRVRLQRQLAFLALHDQLTGVANRQLLEQSLAEALEAASARDEPLAVLFLDVDDFKSINDRFGHAVGDMVLVELALRLSAGVRSEDVVGRIGGDEFVAICANADEAAATSIAERILRLTNEPITIAAGQISASVSVGVSMFQPGVHPRPAPEQLLVRADRAMYESKGAGKNRFSFETPLRLLPTDGTA
- a CDS encoding protein kinase; this translates as MTAADSDEPAALLDGRYRLGECVGEGGMARVYRAEDVALGRTVAIKLIRPGVDGASSERARSEMTVLASLNHPSLVTLFDARLTPGQPEYLVMEFVDGPTLGSRLAERGPLPPDAVAHLGAELAEALHVVHQAGVVHRDIKPSNVLLSPAQLPGSRPRAKLADFGIAYLLDASRLTSPGLVVGTVAYLAPEQIRGGEPAPASDIYSLGLVLLEALTGERAHPHGGGMAAAVARVENPPAIPAALDLRWRDLLTRMLDAEPQNRPTAAEVAAAAGTLTDPAGAVDMSAPGTTATVPLTAATLVAPAAGAAAAAGGPSAPVASAQSGTPVRGGRRGRLLAMIGGALAAVALVIAVVIGAIAPGGPQDTPAPVPAVTDPSDSPPPAEDTGNDTVVDDPGMTKEERKAAEEARKEAEEAQKKLEEEQRKQAEDEQKRLEEQQKQDDDEQGDD
- a CDS encoding ABC transporter substrate-binding protein; translated protein: MLRRSKVAGAGIALALSAALGVLPAAAASAAPPVASHSVAQKAVAPTALDVTGAGFVGEISDLTAEVVDGELQLTGVIDGVLNGETITAEPFTAVIDSLQVGDACTILDLDLGPLHLDLLGLVIDLDEIHLDITAVPGAGNLLGNLLCAVAGLLDRDGPLTGISALLNRLLTGLGL
- a CDS encoding arsenate reductase ArsC codes for the protein MTDKPTVLFVCVHNAGRSQMAAGYLRALGGDDVEVLSAGSAPKDAINPVAVEAMAEEGIDIAGSTPKVLTVDAVRESDVVITMGCGDACPIFPGKRYEDWELDDPAGQGIEAVRPIRDEIRSRVEALLTEIVPARGAA
- a CDS encoding metalloregulator ArsR/SmtB family transcription factor, giving the protein MDQMGSLTSLGDPTRARILRLIRDSEEGKALVSRLAEALELRQPTISHHMKSLRDEGIVVREPDGRRVWYSIAPDYAGRVDALLGDAVRPATDPDLERIAADLALRYRGVFGPETVHAKVAESYELLASRSQSPMLASRTAAFAAARLDALKRSQGTPGAVPSVLFVCVQNAGRSQIAAGILRQLAGDRVLVTTAGSEPAGDVRNAIVRVLDEIGVPLGDEFPKPLTDEAVRAADVVVTMGCGDACPIYPGRRYVDWELDDPVGKSPDRIREIRDDIDRRVRALLDELVAESSSAGLAV